TGGAATGGCGGATGCGGATCTGGAGCGCGGGCTGGGGGATGAGCCTTGTCTCACGCCATGACACCGCCGCGCGTATCCTTGCCGGATTCGTGCGGGAGGTGCCGGTGTGCTGCATACATTCGTAGTGTCGAATTACCGGTCGTTACGTGATCTGAAGATGCGGCTGGAGCCGCTGACGCTGGTCACCGGTGCCAACGGCAGCGGGAAGTCGAATCTGTATCGTGCGCTACGGTTGTTGTCGCAGGCGGCGAGTGGCCGGCTGGCCGAGTCGCTGGCGCTGGAAGGGGGCATGCCCTCGATCACCTGGGCAGGGCCGCGCGATACACGCAGCCAGCAGCGGCGCCGCGTGCCGATCCAGGGAACAGCGGGGGCGGCACCGGTGAGGGTCACGTTTGGTTTCGCCGCTGATGATGTTGCCTACGAAATTTCCCTGGGCCTGCCGACGAAGGGGCCGCCGACGCGATTCCTGCTGGATCCGGAGATCAAGTCCGAAGTCGTCTGGCAGGGTAGCCCTCGTCGCAAAGGGAACACCTGGCTCGAACGCGATGGCAACCATGTGACGTTGCAGGAGGCCGGTGGCGAATGGCAGCGTCTGGGCTTCATGCCCATTGCCAGCCGTTCGGTTTTGTCGGAACTGAGCGAGCCGGGGCGTTATCCCGAGGTGTTCGCTTTGCGCGAGCGCCTGCGCAGCTGGCGCTTCTACGATGGTTTCCGCACCGATGCGGAAAGTCCGTTGCGTCAGCCGCGCGTGAGTGTTCGCACAGACACGCTGGCGCACGACGGCAACGATCTGGCGGCAGCATTGCAGACGATCCTTGAAATTGGCGACAGCGACGCCCTGCAGGCGGCGGTGGACGATGCCTTCCCGGGTTCGCGACTGGTGATCCGTGATAGCGGCGACGCGCGCCTGGAAGTCGGGCTTGCCGTGGAGGGTCTGCTGCGCGAGCTCGGTGCCGCGGAACTGTCCGACGGCACCTTGCGCTACCTGTGTCTGCTGGCGGCGTTGATGAGCCCACGTCCGCCACCGCTGCTGGTGCTCAACGAGCCAGAGCAGAGCCTGCATGAAGACCTGCTCCGTCCGCTGGCGCGCCAGATCGCGGCAGCGGCGCGGCGCAGCCAGGTCTGGGTGATCAGTCATGCGCCGCCGCTGGTCGCCGCGCTGGAGGATGTCACCAACGTCTGTGCGACGGCCCTCGCGCGCGAATTCGGAGAGACGCGCATTCTCGGGCAGGGGCTGCTCGATGAGCCGCCCTGGCCGTAGAAGGCTCTCGTGTCGCCTCGCTGCTTCGCGGCCACCGCGTTGCGCGCAAAACAGCGAAGTTCCTCGGTACAGCCGGTGGACTATTCGTTGTCACGTCCCTTCTTGCCCGGGCACGGCAAAGTGTCCCAGTCGTGCCCCTTTGGCGGATTCAGATACCCGTCGGCGAAGCGGCTGTCCCCCATGACGGCGACGTCGAACAGGCAGTTGTCGCGCAGTGCCTTGTCCTGTACCCGGCGACACGCCACTTCGGCCAGCTCCGGATGCATGCGGGTCAGCGGCGAATTGCTCGGCAATGTGGTCTTGCACGCCAAGCCACTGTCGGGAGCCGCAGGCCAGCTCTTGTCGGTAAAGTCCTGGGTGCTCATGCCCGGATCGTAGTCAAACAGACTGCTGATCCGGGTGACGCGCCAGGCGTTGGCAAATGTGCGATTGAGGACGTCGTGCCGATCGCCCAATGCCGCTGGCCGCGGACCGAATGACGAACCGTCGGGCGCGCGAGGGAGCCAGTCAGTGCCGATGACATGGCCTGCAATCCCTTCCCGCGCCGGCGTCTTGTGCACGTTCACGTCCAGATACCAGTATCCCTGGGATGACCAGAAGCGCGGCGTCACCGTCAGACGTGTGCCGTCGCCGGTCTTGATATCAAATCCGTCGCCGGACTCCGCGGCGGCAATCCAGCTGCCCTGGCCCAGGTCCAGGCGCGTCTCGGTGGCGGTGATCTCCCGGCCGTTAAGTCGAAGCACCATGTCGCCGTCCGGCTGGGCCGCCTTTCGCGGCTGGTAGGTGATGCGGTGTTTGCCGGCGCGGATAGCCACGGCGGTGTTCAGACTGACGCAACTGGAGAGTCCGGTGTATGCATTTGGTGGTGGCGTGAACGTCGTCTGCACGGGCGATTGACGTGACTGCAATTCAAATCCCGTGGCGGAGTTCTTGAGCACGACGAATTCGCCGGCCGCCTGGAAATCGTAGTGAACGCCATTGGTGGTCGTGATGTGCGGATCACCCGCGTCGGCGGATGCGGCATCCGGTGGAAAGCCGCAGTAGGCATCCCGAAAGGTTTCGGCTGCGGCCTGCGCGCTGCCCGGTGAAGGCGGAGGCATCGTCGTCAGCAGGGCAGGCGACAACACCAGGGTGCAATAGCCGGGCAATTCGTTCGACAGGTGCGGGAAGCGTCCTGCTACGCCCTTGACATGGCAGCCACCGCATTCGACAGGTACGGTGGGGCCCGCCTGCGACAGATCGTTCTGTGGCCACTCGGCCGGAACGATGGGTTCGTAGCGATTGGGCGCAAACGTCGGCAGATTCTCCGGCGGCCCGGACAGGCTGCTCCACAGTACACCGTCGCCCAGGTCAGCATCCGGGTGCGTGATGTACGGATTCTCGCCCGCATGGCAGTCGGTGCACACACCGCCCGTGCCGCCGAGTAGCTCATAGCCACCCGCCTGGTAGCGTCCTTCCGGGTCGATGGCCAGGTTTGGAACACCGATCGGAATCTGGTCGCCCGCGTCGAATGTGAAGCCCACTCCGCTCATCTGGTTGTCCCAGAAGCAGACCTTCGAGGTCTCCTCGCTGAGGCAGATCACCCCGTCAAATTGGACGGAATCGAGCGTGTCGTCTACATAGCGCGGCAGCGCATAGCACATGCCGGCCGGCGATGTGCTCTTGTAGCTGCGCAGCTCGGCGGGTGTGCCGACGATGAACTGGATCGTTTCGGGAATGAATCCCTGCGATTTCCAGCCGGCCGTGCCGTTCGGATCCATCTGTCCGATCGGAGGTGGAATCGGCACCCGGGCGTCCATGCATTCGTTGATATAGAGCTGGCCGGAGTTCACGGTGGGTGACAACAGCCCCATGCCGGCTTTCGGCTTCACCCGCAACGCAGTCCACCGGCTGGCCTGCAACGGCGTGAGGACGAAAGGTTCACGGCGTGGTAGCCGGTCATTGGCTTTCTCGGGAAGTTTGGTCCGCAGGGCAATTTCGAGCGCGCGCAGTTTGCCCAGTAGTCGATCGTCGTCGCGGTGTCGCGCAGAGTGGGCGAACAGCCATTCCAGGCCATACTGGCGCGCAACCAGTCGCGTCTGTCCCTTTACCGTGCCGACGCGCAGGAGGTTTCTCTCGAACTCCGCGAAGGCGCGTCGGCCGTCGTCATCGATGCTGGTCAACAGGTCAGTGCGATACCAGGATTGCGCCTGTTCGACAAACGCCTGTGTCACGCGGATCTGCTTTCCCTGCGCGTCGAAGAAGCCACCGTGGCCGATGGTTGCAATTGGCTCGCCGGTTTGTGCAAGACCGACGAGCGTCCAGGCAGCCAGGCAGGTTGCCGCTATCGCTTCGCGCACCCGGTGGAGCGCGCATCTGAGCCGCAGTCGCATGGGATTCTCCTCAGAGTAGTGAGCCCCCTTGGTCGACTAAACGATCGAAGTGACAAAAGCGAACAGTGAAAAAATAAATGCGATGTGATGCTGTGGTCTGCAGTCCCGCATTCTGCGGGGCGAGACTGACCCACGGGTCTACCCGTAGTCCGCCCCCTCCGGTGAAGGAGGGGGTGGTATTCACACGGTTACGGCGAGTAGTGGTGCACGTGCGACCAGCCATTTCCCGGCTGGATGCAGAGCAGTTCGTCGCGGCTGTCACCGGCAGCGAAATCGCCGGCCAGGCAGCGATCGCCGCTGTTGATCATCCACCAGCCGATACTGCCGCTACCGAGGTTTCCCCATTGGTATAGCCAGCTGACATTGTCATAGGCCAACAGCTGCGACCAGCCATTGGGTGCAACCGCGAGGATTTCATCGCGACCATTTCCGCTGATGAAATTGCCCTTCACGTACACGTCCTGGTTGCCGATCCACCAGGTGTGGATCCAGTGATTGCCGCTGTTGCCCCACAGCGCGTTCCAGGCGCCCGTGATGTAGCGATTGGTGTGTGACCAGCCGTTCGGATTGATAGCCTGGAATTCGTCGCCCGCGTTAGCGGTGCCGAAGTTGCCGGCAACGTAGCGATCCAGCCAGCCGATGTTCCACCAGTAGATCGCGTTGTTGCCGAGGTTGGTCCAGGAGGTGGTCCATCCCGTTCCGGTAAGCCGCATCACGTGGGCGTAATAGCTGGCGGGGCTGATCGCGAGGAGTTCGTCGCCTGGGGCGGCGGCATCGAGCGAGGCCGCCAGATAGCGGTCGGCGGGCCCCAGCAGCCACCAATCCATCGCACCGTTGCCGCCGTTGGCCCACACGGTCGTCCAGTTGCCACCCTGGAACACCATCAGGTGTGCATAGCCCGACTGCGGATTGATCGCAAGCAGTTCGTCGCGGCCGTTGCCCGTGATGAAGTCGCCGGCAATGAACCGGTCGACCGGTCCGATCGCCCACCAGTGAACCGATCCGTTGCCCCCGTTGCCCCACTGCGTGGACCAGGCACCGCCGCTAAAATCCATCAGATGTGCATAGTGGGAGCCGGGATTGGCCGCAAACAGTTCGTCAGCGCCATCACCGTCAAAGTCGCCGACGGCGTAGTGGTCGTTGGCGTTGAAGTGCCACCAGTGAATCGTACCGTTGCCACCATTGCCCCAGAGGTATTTCCACCCCAGCGGCGCCACCGGCGTGAAGTTGCTGACAGTGCAGGCTGTGTCGCGCAAGACGCGTGCATTGTTGCGCTGCGAGTGGTCTCCGGTCTTGCGGCCGTTGTACTTCACATCCGGGTTTGAGAAATGTCCCACGCGCGGGCAATTTGAGTTGCAGTTGTACGCCATCACCGTGCGGTAGTTGTACAGCGGCCGCTGGGCGCCGTGTCCATGCGCGAAGGGTGAGGTGCCGGGATCGGCTTCCGGGTTGTGTCGCGCACCTTGCAGGTGTCCCACTTCGTGCGCGAACGTGAAGTTGCTGGTGGCATAGTTGTAGTGCACTACTGCAAAAGGGTTCGACGCGTTGGCCATGATCGAGGTGGCCTGGCCGGCGATGCCGCTGGGCAGGCTGCCTGTAAGCAAGACAATCACATCGGCGCCCAGCTCCGTACGCCAGGTGTGCACGATATCCATGAAGCCATCGCCATTGCCGTTGAGACGGACCAGGTCTGTGGTCGAACTGCCGCTCATGGTATTCGACTCGGTGTAGCTCACCTGTCGCGCACCCACGAGATTCAGCTTGAGGTTGTGGACCTGACTGTTGATGTAGGCCTGGTTGGCCTGGGCGATGGCATTCTGGGCCAGCAACGGGATGTTTCCATGCGCTGATTGTGCGGCCGGGGTGTACACGACCAGCACGTTGGTGATGCACGGTGACGCGGCTGCCGCCGCGGGTGCGGAAACGGCGGCCGCGCTACCGAAGTCGGCGAGGGCATCGCGCAGCGTCTGGTGTGCCGAGGGCGACTTCGTTGTTGCCGATGCGTTCGTAGCGGGAGGCGGAAACGGACCGACGACGGACTCATCGGTGGCGCATTGCGTCTTCCCCACGATATCGCTGTCGATACGGCGGACCAGTTGAGCGCCGCGTCCCAGCGGCTCGATCAGAAGGACATCCGTGCGGAGATCGCCGTGCGGTGGTGCGTCGTCGCCGTGATCCGGATCCGGCGGCAGGCGAGGGTCTTCGTGGTGGTGATTGACAGACACATAGCCGCTGAGTTCTCCGCGATGGGCTACCAGGACCGCTGTCGTGTTCTCGCCCTCGACGTGTCCCTCCCAGGTGATCGCGCCGTCGGCATTGCGTTCCAGCGAATCGCGCACGAGTACCGAATCAACGTCGCGCAGCAGGTTCAGCCGCAGCGTTTCGCTGCTGGCAAGGTCGGCTTGCAGTCGGGCGATGCGGTGATCAAGGGTTTCTGGTTGGCGCAGGTGGCGCTGGAAGCGTTCGGTCTGGGCGGCGTCGAGCCGTGGCGAATCGTCGCTGAGCAGGGAGGGCACTTCCTGCGCGAAGGCGCTGGCAGTGCCGAGGGTCATCGCCAGCAGGCAGCCGATGCGCCGCGAGAGGCCGGCACAGTGTGGTCGGTCGTGGTGAGTTCGAGGAGCGGGCATGGTCGTGTTCCTGGAAAAGCGCTGGAAGTGCGCTACGCCATGCTAAAAACGATACCGCCTGGATCCCGGGCACAAAGCGGTGTCAAATGGGTACGTCGTCCGGGCGTGTGGGACGAAATTGGCTGCAAGCCCTTGTTCCGGCAGCAGGTCTGAACCAAGGACGGTTTGTCGTCGACGGCGTCTGCTCCGAGGCGGTTATCTGCACTTGCCGGCCACCCGCTGCGACGGCTTGCCTGGTGCTTCCTGCGGATGCGGATCCTGGCAACGCCAGGGTCGCGGAAATGTCCAGCGGCGCCTCTGCTCCTGTTCCCTTTGCGCGGAACCGGCGTGCCGGACAAGTGGGGCAGTGCGGCGGAGGGTGTTTATCTGCCGTACTCAGTAGTTCCCACAGCGCCGCAAAGTCGACAGGCTTCACGAGGTGGTGATCGATGCCGGCTTCCTTGGAGCGTCGACGGTCTTCCTCCTGTCCCCAGCCAGTCAATGCAATCAGCGTGACGTCGTCGTCGCCGAGTGTCGTGCGCACCTGTCGTGCCAGTTCGTAGCCGTCCATACCCGGCATGCCCAGGTCCAGCAGCACGACGTCGGGTCGCTCCGCTTCGATGGCAGCCAGTCCGGTTTCACCATCGTGGGCAATGCGGACTTCATTGCCAAGTCCGCGCAGGATGATGCCCAGGCTGTCGGCCGCATCTTCGTTGTCGTCGACCACCAGGATACGGTGCGGTACCAGACCCGGCGGCGGAATGCCCTGCCGTGCTGCCGGTTCCGCCCGATCGTCCGGTACGGATACCAGCGGCAGGCGTACGACAAATTCGCTTCCCTTGCCAACGCCGGCACTGCGCGCCTCGACGATGCCGCCATGCATCGCCACCAGGCTGCGAACCAGGGTGAGGCCAATACCCAGTCCGCCCTGGGGCGTGTGCTCGACCTGGGTGAAAATGTCAAAGACACGCGGCAGCATGGGTTCCGGAATGCCGTTGCCGTTATCCCGGACTGACAGTACGGCATGGCCCTGTTCACCGCCGACAGTGACGCAGATCCGGCCGCCGTCACTCGTGTAGCGGGCTGCATTGTTGAGCAGGTTGGCGACGACCTGCGTGAGCCGCACCGGATCTGCGTCGAGCATCACAGGGTAGGCCGGCATGCGCACGGTGAGATGGTGATGTGCCGCGTCGATCAACGGACGGCTCGTGTCGATGGCGTTGCGGATCACGTTGCGCAGGTCGACCATTTCCCGGCGCAACTCGATCTTTCCGCCCGTGATGCGGGACACTTCCAGGAGGTCATCGACCAGTCGGACCAGGTGCTCCACCTGGCGCTCAAGCATCGCGCACACGGCGGCAGTTCCTTTCGCGTCATCGCCAGCCTCGGCCGCGGAACGCAGGATGTACAGCCCGTTGCGAATGGGGGCCAGCGGGTTGCGCAGTTCGTGGGCGAGGGTGGCAAGGAACTCGTCCTTGCGGCGATCGGCCTCGTGCAGCGCCTGTGCGGCCTGTTTCACGAGGGTTACATCCTGTATCACCGAGCAGGCGCCGACGACGTCGCCGTCGTCATCGCGCAACGGCGCCGCGCTCATCCGTACCCAGCTCTCGCTGCCGTCCGCATCGGTGTGCCGCATTTCCAGGCCCGGCATCACCGTTTCGCCCCGTAGGGCACGCTGGTCTGGCAGGTTTCGAAGCGGAACCGGCACGCCGTGCTCGTCCCAGGCTTCCCACTGTTTCATGGATGCGGCTTGCAGCGGGTTGGTTCTGGACAGATAGCGTTCCATGACCGAATTGCTCAGTGTCCGCGAGCCGGTCCTGTCCGTTACATTGACGGCGGCAGGTAGCTGCTCGATGATGGCACGCAGGCGCTTCTCGCTCAGGCGAAGTGCTTCCTCAGCCGCTTTGCGCTCGGAGATGTCATCGAGCAACACCGCCACCTGTCGCTCGGCGGGATTGCCCATGCGAAACGCATAGACGTTGAACCAACGTTGCGGAGCGCCGGTGGAATGGATGAAGCGCTCGGCGCGACCGGTCGTGACGATGCGGCCATAGGTTTCGAACCAGTGCGCTTCGTGGTCGGGCATGATCTCCCGCATGCTACGCCCCACCACATTATGGAAGCCCGTCTGGCGCGCGAAGGATTGATTGACCTCTTCGAAACGGTAGTCGCAGGCCTGCCCGTTGTCGTCGAAAAGCACCCGGACGATGCAATAGCCTTCGTCGATGGAATCGAACAAGGTCCTGTAGCGGGTCTCGCTCCGCCGCAAAGCCTGTTCGGCCTGCATGCGCGTGAGATAGTCGGCCGCATGGCGGGCAAGTAGTCCCATCAGGCGGAGTTCCCGCTCTGTAGGTTGATGCGATCTGCAGAAATGGGTGGAGACGATGCCGAGCACGGTGCCGGCACCGTCGATCAGCGGTGTGGATTGAACGGCATGGACGCCGGCATCCAACAGCACCTGCTGTGTAACCGTTAAGGAAAGTCTGAACAAGCCTCGAAAACTGCTTGTCTGAAGACTCGGTCGCATGCCGGTGGTGATGAAAATCGGTTCAGAGCGAACGAGATTGCTTTGCAAAGGCTGCAAATAGCAGCCTTTTTAACGCGCTATGCCACCTTCGGACGCAACTCGCCCGTCATCGCCAGCAATCGCTTTCGCGCCATCCACAGATTCGATAGCGCGAACAGCGTCAGGATCTGCGCCGTGTTCTTCGCCAGTCCCTTGAAGCGCACCTTCACGTAGCCGAACTGACGCTTCACGACACGGAACGGGTGCTCCACGCGCGCGCGAATACTCGCCTTGCGCTTCTCCGCTTTCTCGATCGCACGCTTCTGGCGTCCTTCCGGCATTGCCTTCACGCTGCTGCGTCGACGAGCAATCTGCCAGTCCAATCCTCGGCGCGACGAATGCTTGTCCGCGCCCGTGTAACCGGCATCGGCATAGACCACGCTTTCCTTGCCGTGCAGCAGATACTCCGCTTCATTCACATCCGCTTCGTTCGCTGCGGTTGTCGTCACCGTGTGCACCAGTCCGGAGTCGACATCCACGCCAATGTGCGCCTTCATGCCGAAGAACCACTCATTCCCCTTCTTCGTCTGATGCATCTCCGGATCTCGTTCACCTCCGGCGTTCTTCGTCGAGCTCGGTGCTGCGATGATCGTGGCGTCCACCATCGTTCCGCGCTTGAGCATCAGCCCTTTGCGCGACAGATAGCCGTTCACTCGAGCCAGAATCTCGGCACCCAGCTCGTAGGTTTCCAGCAACCTCCGGAAATTGAGAATCGTCGTCTCGTCCGGGATCGGCTTCGTCAACGATAGGCTCGCGAACTGGCGCATCGACGCGATCTCGTACAGCGCTTCTTCCATCGCCGGGTCGCTCAGCCCGAACCAGTTCTGCATCAGATGAATCTTCAGCATCACCTTCAGCGGATACGGTCGCCGCCCATTGCCAGCCTTCGGATACACCGGCTCGATCAAGTTCAGCAGGATCGTCCAGGGAATAACCTGCTCCATCTCTGCCAGAAACACCTCGCGGCGGGTCCGTTTGCGCTTGCTCGCATACTCGGAGTCGCCGAAGCTCATCTGGTCCATGCGCGTGCCTTTGTGTGGGAGGGTACTATCTCAACACAATCGGGTCGGACTTGTTCAGACCTTCCTTAACTACCGGACGTACTTGCCACCTTCCCGCTGCAGCGTGTAGAGGATGGATCGAAGCGGGGCGTCAGCGAAGTGCTGTTTCCAAAGTCTGGGCGTGAGCTCATGAACGCGTGAAGCGGGATGTTGGCCGACGCGCTGTAGGACGTCGACGAGGTAGGTGTAAGGATCGATGCCGTGTAGCTGGCAGGTAACGATCAGGCTCTGCACGATGCCGACGTGCTTGGCGCCCAGCTCTGTCCAACAGAAGAGCCAATTGCGGCGTCCCATGGGGATGGGCCGCAAGCTGCGTTCGAGATGATTGGTGTCGATCGGTACATCGGGATCGGTCAGGTAGACCGACAGCGCGACACGCCGTTCCCAGGCATAACTGAGTGCCTTGGTGAAGGGATTGCTGGGTAATAGGTCTGGTCGTCGTCGTTGTTGTTCGACCCAGTCAAAGAACCACTCGATCCGGGGTTTGCTGTGCGTGGCGCGGAAGTTCTGTTTGTCTTCGGCGGCAAGATTTCGATCGCGTATGTCTTGCTCGATTTCGTAGAGCGCGCCGATCAGCTCCAGCGCTTGTGCGGTGCCCTCGGGGTCGCTGCTCTGCGCGTCAAAGAACTCACGACGGCAGTGCGCCCAGCATTGGGCATGCGTGACGCCGGTTTGCTGCGCGTAGCGCGCATAGGCGGCGTAGCCGTCGGACACCAGCACGGCGTTGTCGCGCTGATGCAGACCCAGCGTTTGGGCGACCACGGTGTGCGCTCGTGTAGTGGCGAATGGGAAGCACACCTCGTCCTTGTCGCCGTATACCGGCCAGAAGTAGCCGGTTTTCATCTTGCCCTTGCCGGCCTGTCCGGCCTTGATCGGCGTCTCGTCCATCGCG
This genomic stretch from Tahibacter amnicola harbors:
- a CDS encoding AAA family ATPase → MLHTFVVSNYRSLRDLKMRLEPLTLVTGANGSGKSNLYRALRLLSQAASGRLAESLALEGGMPSITWAGPRDTRSQQRRRVPIQGTAGAAPVRVTFGFAADDVAYEISLGLPTKGPPTRFLLDPEIKSEVVWQGSPRRKGNTWLERDGNHVTLQEAGGEWQRLGFMPIASRSVLSELSEPGRYPEVFALRERLRSWRFYDGFRTDAESPLRQPRVSVRTDTLAHDGNDLAAALQTILEIGDSDALQAAVDDAFPGSRLVIRDSGDARLEVGLAVEGLLRELGAAELSDGTLRYLCLLAALMSPRPPPLLVLNEPEQSLHEDLLRPLARQIAAAARRSQVWVISHAPPLVAALEDVTNVCATALAREFGETRILGQGLLDEPPWP
- a CDS encoding M12 family metallo-peptidase — protein: MPAPRTHHDRPHCAGLSRRIGCLLAMTLGTASAFAQEVPSLLSDDSPRLDAAQTERFQRHLRQPETLDHRIARLQADLASSETLRLNLLRDVDSVLVRDSLERNADGAITWEGHVEGENTTAVLVAHRGELSGYVSVNHHHEDPRLPPDPDHGDDAPPHGDLRTDVLLIEPLGRGAQLVRRIDSDIVGKTQCATDESVVGPFPPPATNASATTKSPSAHQTLRDALADFGSAAAVSAPAAAAASPCITNVLVVYTPAAQSAHGNIPLLAQNAIAQANQAYINSQVHNLKLNLVGARQVSYTESNTMSGSSTTDLVRLNGNGDGFMDIVHTWRTELGADVIVLLTGSLPSGIAGQATSIMANASNPFAVVHYNYATSNFTFAHEVGHLQGARHNPEADPGTSPFAHGHGAQRPLYNYRTVMAYNCNSNCPRVGHFSNPDVKYNGRKTGDHSQRNNARVLRDTACTVSNFTPVAPLGWKYLWGNGGNGTIHWWHFNANDHYAVGDFDGDGADELFAANPGSHYAHLMDFSGGAWSTQWGNGGNGSVHWWAIGPVDRFIAGDFITGNGRDELLAINPQSGYAHLMVFQGGNWTTVWANGGNGAMDWWLLGPADRYLAASLDAAAPGDELLAISPASYYAHVMRLTGTGWTTSWTNLGNNAIYWWNIGWLDRYVAGNFGTANAGDEFQAINPNGWSHTNRYITGAWNALWGNSGNHWIHTWWIGNQDVYVKGNFISGNGRDEILAVAPNGWSQLLAYDNVSWLYQWGNLGSGSIGWWMINSGDRCLAGDFAAGDSRDELLCIQPGNGWSHVHHYSP
- a CDS encoding PAS domain-containing hybrid sensor histidine kinase/response regulator, with amino-acid sequence MGLLARHAADYLTRMQAEQALRRSETRYRTLFDSIDEGYCIVRVLFDDNGQACDYRFEEVNQSFARQTGFHNVVGRSMREIMPDHEAHWFETYGRIVTTGRAERFIHSTGAPQRWFNVYAFRMGNPAERQVAVLLDDISERKAAEEALRLSEKRLRAIIEQLPAAVNVTDRTGSRTLSNSVMERYLSRTNPLQAASMKQWEAWDEHGVPVPLRNLPDQRALRGETVMPGLEMRHTDADGSESWVRMSAAPLRDDDGDVVGACSVIQDVTLVKQAAQALHEADRRKDEFLATLAHELRNPLAPIRNGLYILRSAAEAGDDAKGTAAVCAMLERQVEHLVRLVDDLLEVSRITGGKIELRREMVDLRNVIRNAIDTSRPLIDAAHHHLTVRMPAYPVMLDADPVRLTQVVANLLNNAARYTSDGGRICVTVGGEQGHAVLSVRDNGNGIPEPMLPRVFDIFTQVEHTPQGGLGIGLTLVRSLVAMHGGIVEARSAGVGKGSEFVVRLPLVSVPDDRAEPAARQGIPPPGLVPHRILVVDDNEDAADSLGIILRGLGNEVRIAHDGETGLAAIEAERPDVVLLDLGMPGMDGYELARQVRTTLGDDDVTLIALTGWGQEEDRRRSKEAGIDHHLVKPVDFAALWELLSTADKHPPPHCPTCPARRFRAKGTGAEAPLDISATLALPGSASAGSTRQAVAAGGRQVQITASEQTPSTTNRPWFRPAAGTRACSQFRPTRPDDVPI
- a CDS encoding IS5 family transposase — its product is MDQMSFGDSEYASKRKRTRREVFLAEMEQVIPWTILLNLIEPVYPKAGNGRRPYPLKVMLKIHLMQNWFGLSDPAMEEALYEIASMRQFASLSLTKPIPDETTILNFRRLLETYELGAEILARVNGYLSRKGLMLKRGTMVDATIIAAPSSTKNAGGERDPEMHQTKKGNEWFFGMKAHIGVDVDSGLVHTVTTTAANEADVNEAEYLLHGKESVVYADAGYTGADKHSSRRGLDWQIARRRSSVKAMPEGRQKRAIEKAEKRKASIRARVEHPFRVVKRQFGYVKVRFKGLAKNTAQILTLFALSNLWMARKRLLAMTGELRPKVA
- the tnpC gene encoding IS66 family transposase, yielding MKRPSPAATLTLSEAAQMSPQQVVDLAGTLTNRIDTLANELDWLKRQIFGQKSERRLIDNPAQMALDAMLIDPAKIASLPASSQVVPAHVRSKPRTDAAQSESVPFFDESRVPMYTVVVTTPRMDALAPDAYEHIGDKESFRVAQQPASFVVIKYVRPVYKQRDTGELLCAPAPSGVLEGSRADVSFCAGLLVNKFRYHLPFYRQHQQLGDAGITVSRPWLNQLSQQICALLYPIYEAQLTSIRDSRVIAMDETPIKAGQAGKGKMKTGYFWPVYGDKDEVCFPFATTRAHTVVAQTLGLHQRDNAVLVSDGYAAYARYAQQTGVTHAQCWAHCRREFFDAQSSDPEGTAQALELIGALYEIEQDIRDRNLAAEDKQNFRATHSKPRIEWFFDWVEQQRRRPDLLPSNPFTKALSYAWERRVALSVYLTDPDVPIDTNHLERSLRPIPMGRRNWLFCWTELGAKHVGIVQSLIVTCQLHGIDPYTYLVDVLQRVGQHPASRVHELTPRLWKQHFADAPLRSILYTLQREGGKYVR